The Halopelagius inordinatus genomic interval AAGCCGTCGCCCCACTCGGCGAAGAGTATCAAGCGCGACTCGAAGAGGGGTTGGAGTCCCGGTGGGTGGACGTCTACGAGAACCGCGGCAAGCGCGCGGGCGCGTTCTCCTCTGGAACGTACGACACGCAGCCGTTCATCATGATGAACTACCAAGACGACATCGCCTCGATGTTCACCTTGGCCCACGAACTCGGCCACTCGATGCACTCGGAGTTGGCGAAAGACGAGCAACCGTGGCAGTACGCGGACTACGAGATTTTCGTCGCCGAAGTCGCCTCCACGGTCAACGAGACGCTGTTGACGCACTACCTCCTCGAAAACGTCGAGGACGACGAACTCCGCACGCACGTCTTAGACGAGTACCTCGAACGGTTCCGGTCGACGCTCTACCGCCAGACGATGTTCGCCGACTTCGAGTTGCAGATGCACGAGATAAGCGAGGAGGGCGGTGCACTCACGCCGGACCGACTCGACGAGATGTACGGCGACCTGAAAGCGGAGTTCTACGCCCCCGCCGAGACGGACGACAGAATCGCCCGCGAGTGGATGCGCATCCCCCACTTCTACTACAACTACTACGTCTATCAGTACTCGACGGGAATCTCGGCGGCCGTCGCCATCGTCGAACGCATCCTCTCCGAGGGCGACGACGCCGCGGCGGACTACCGCGAGGCACTCGCTCTCGGCGGGTCGAAGTACCCGATAGAGGTGTTGGAGACGGCGGGCGTCGATATGGCGTCGCCCGAACCCATCGAGTCCGCCCTCTCTGTGTACGGCGATTACTTAGACGAGATAGCCGAGTTGTTGGACCTCGAATAGACGGCGAAGGCGGACCGTTCGGCGTAGCCGCGTCCGGCGGCGCGCACCCGACGGCACGATTTTTGAAATCTGAGAACGAGTGCACCGGTTCATACGTTAGAGGTGAGAACACTCAGGTAGAGGAATACATCATGTCCACTAATAGAAGAACGTTGGACGCGGAACTGTTCGGTCGCGACGTGCACTTCCAGTACTCGGAGCACGCACTCGGCTACGCCATCGTCGCGCTACGGGTCGTGATGGGGTGGACGCTGTTCCAGGGCGGCCTCACCAAACTCGTGACGTACCTCGACGCGAACCCCGAGAACAACTGGACGGCCGCGGGATACCTCGCGAACGCCATCCCCGAGGGGAACCCCTTCATGGGTATGTGGGGTTCGATGGCCGGGAGCCCCCTGATAGATCAACTGGTGATGTGGGGGCTGACGCTCACCGGCATCGGCCTCATCCTCGGCGCGTTCGTCCGCTGGAACGCGTTCTGGGGCGCCGTGATGATGCTGTTCTTCTGGGCTGCGGCCCTGGAGGGCGGCCTCATGCAGGGTCTGCCCCTCGCCCACGGATGGGTGGTCGACGACCACATCGTGTACGCCGCACTGCTGTTCGGCCTCGGTGCTATCGGGGCGGGGCGCATCCTCGGCGTCGACGCGTATCTCGAAGAGATAGACGCCGTGAAGAACACGCCCGCGTTGCGCTGGCTACTCGGCTGACCGGAGACCGAGGCCGCGCTTTTCGGTCGCGACGAGAGAGTCGCGTGTTCTCCTCGAACGGCCCCACCGAGGGGTTCGAGCCGGTTCGTCGGGTGAGGCGTCTCACCGTTCGTGTCGCCCCCTGTAGAGGTAGACGACCACCGCGACGGGAACCGCGGCGACGACGGCGTAGTGCCACTCGCCCGCGAACGACGGCGGCGCGAGAAAGACGACGGCGACGACGTACCCCGCGAACGCCCCGAGGACGGACCACCCATCGGAGTCGCCGAGATACTCCACGACCGCCCCGACCGTAGTAAACAGGGCGATCGCGACGAGCATGACGACGAGTTCGTCGAGTGACGACGCGAACCCGTGCCCCGGGTCGAAGAAACTCGGCATCGGTTACGCTCGTCTCCGACGGTCTTCGGTTCGACCCGGTTCGCTCTCGGTGAGACGGCGGTGCGTGCTCATACCTGCGGTACGTCCGGCGGGCGGTTGACCGTTCTCCCCCGAAACGAAAACGCGGCTCCTCGATATTGCTCGGAGACGAAAAAGCGGGCCGGGAGGGACTTGAACCACGCCGAGACTCACTCAGTTCGTCTCGTCTATTTCAACTCTTCCCGAGTAACGACTTCGCTCCTCGCTGTCGCTCGGAGACGAAAAAGCGGGCCGGGAGGGACTTGAACCAAGCCCGGACGTGCTCGCTTCGCTGCGCGCGACCGGTCGGGTTCAGTCTTCCTCTCTGTCTCGACACCGCTCGCTGTCGCTCGCGGGTCTGTCAACGGGCCGGGAGGGACTTGAACCCCCGACCGTCTGGTTAAAAGCCAGACGCTCTGCCGAACTGAGCTACCGGCCCTCGTCGTGACGTTACTGGTGGGCAGTCATAAGCGTTTACTCTCGTCCCGAACGCTCGTCGTCTCTGCGTCCTCGGGGACCGCGGGCGGACACCGGACTAACGTCGTCGGTGGAGCGATTGCTCCGGTTCGACACCATCGGAAGCAGCGAAACCGAGTCCGAAGGCCGTCCGGAACAGCAGTCAGGCGCTGGCGAAGCGACTGCGGCCGCGCGTCAGTCGAAGAAGTAGTCTTCTAACACGTCCCCGACGAGGTCACCGGGCGTCCGATTCTGTATCGACGCGCGGCGTCTGAGTTCGCGGTAGACGTCCGGGGGCAAAGAGAGTTCGAGTCGGCCGAGGCGGACGTCGCGGTCGGCCAACGCCTCCGCGACCGGACGGCCGTCGTTGACTTCGCTCGCGACCTGTCGAACCTCTCTGACCGTCAGGTCGCCGTCGAGGACGGCCCACGCGATGTCGAACCGGTCGGGGCCCGGGACGCGAGCGATGTGTTTGGCCGCCGTCGGCGCGATGTGTCCGCGGGCGACGTGCCGACGGATACCCTGCGGCAGGTCGTGAACCCGCGCCCACTTGCGGATGAACGAGACGGAAACGTCGCCGCCCGCCCGTTCTGCGGCCTCCTTGTACGACCCGACGCCGCGGACGAGTGCCGCACACGCCGCCGCGCCGCGGAGCATGTAGACGTTGTCTTCGGCGCCGACGGTGTTCTCGGAGAAAGCCCGAACCGTCTCCGCGGCGAGCGAGATGCTCTCTGGGTCGTCGGGGTCGAATCCGACGGCTTCGTGCGCTCTGTGGCCCGTGATTGCGGGGTCCGCGCGGACGACCGGTTCGCCGACCGGTTCCTCTCTGTCGGCCGGTAACGTGAGGTCCTCTCCCGAGTCGGTCGGCGACCGGTTGTCGTCCGTCATCGTCTGCGTTCGAGTTGCGAACCAGTCACTAAAAGCCTCCCCGTCTGTTGCGAACGCCGCACAGAGCCGAAGGCAAGAGCGGTCACGAGCGTCAGTCGTCGCGATTCTCCGAGAGATGCTCCCAGATTTCGGTACAGCCCGCGCCGTCGTCGAGCGATTTCAGGTGGTCGTAGTCGTCGTCCGCCGCCTCGTCTCCGCGTTCGGCGGCCGAGTCGTCGTCTCGCTCGTCGCCGTCCGTCTCGACTCGGGTCCGAGTCACCGCTCGGCCTCCGTGTCGAGGTCGTACAGTTCTGGCGCGACGTCGGCCGACGCGTGTTGGCGACGTCCCGCGTCTGTGTCGTGACGGTCGGTCATCGAACCACGTTTGGCTCCCGCTACGGTTAAAGGGCGCCTCCCACGTAATCTGTACCTACACTCCCGACTACCGGAACCGGTTGCCCCTTTCTGCGACGCGCCGTATCGGCGGTAATCGCCCGACTGCGGCGGGACTGTCGCGAACTCCCGCGTCGCCGACCGAGACGGGGTTTGCTCGCGCCGTCAGAGTGGGGTGTCCCGGGCACGTAGGCGAAGGTATGACCGTCGCCCTTCGCATCCTCGACGACGGAGCCTGGATATCCGTGAACGACGACCGTAAGGTGAGCGTGAGCGAACTGTGGCGGTTCGTGGACCCGGATTTCTGTCGATGCGAGCTTCCTGACTTCGTCGTCGAGGGCATCGTCGAAGTCGGCGTGGACGGCCGCACAGTCGAGACGCGCGTCTACGGTCAGTGCATCGCCTGCGGGGAGAAGGGAACGACGGGGTGGATGCCCATCGGCAGGATTCTCGGCGGTGAATTCGTCGATATCGACCGCGAGGGGGTACTCAATCCCGCCGGAGCGGATTAAGAGGAAATATTTTCCCGTATTTGGAAGCACCGGGAAGGGTTGACGACACGCGTCGGCCTATGAGTGTGGGCACGAATGCGGATACAGACAAATGCCTACGGACGTCGAACGCTGGAAGTCGGAGATATACGGAAACGAGATACGCGAGCATCTGTACGAGTTCGCAGAAGAAGGGTGGGAGTCTATCCCCGAAGACGAGAAAGACGCCTGGTTCGAGCGGTTCAAGTGGTGGGGGCTGTACCACCAGCGGAACGGACAGGAGTCGTACTTCATGATGCGCATCGGGACGCCGAACGGCGTCCTCACGCCGGGACAACTGCGCGTCGTCGGCGAGATAGCCGAGGAGTACGCGACCGGACCGGGCACGAACCCCATCTTCGGCGACGCCTACGCCGACTTCACGACCCGACAGTCCATCCAACTCCACTGGATTCGAATCGAGGACGTTCCGGACATCTTCGAGAAACTCGAGGACAACGGGATGTCCACCCAACAGGCCTGCGGTGACTCGTGGCGGAACATCGTCGGCAACCCCGTCGCCGGAAAGGACGCAGAGGAGGTCATCGACGCGTGGCCCGTCATCCACGAACTCAACGAGACGTTCAAGGGCAACGACGACCACTCGAACCTCCCGCGGAAGTGGAAGGTGTCGGTCACCGGGTCGCCCGACGGGTCCGGACAGGGCGACATCAACGACCTCGCTTTCGAACC includes:
- a CDS encoding DoxX family protein — translated: MSTNRRTLDAELFGRDVHFQYSEHALGYAIVALRVVMGWTLFQGGLTKLVTYLDANPENNWTAAGYLANAIPEGNPFMGMWGSMAGSPLIDQLVMWGLTLTGIGLILGAFVRWNAFWGAVMMLFFWAAALEGGLMQGLPLAHGWVVDDHIVYAALLFGLGAIGAGRILGVDAYLEEIDAVKNTPALRWLLG
- a CDS encoding DUF7119 family protein — protein: MTDDNRSPTDSGEDLTLPADREEPVGEPVVRADPAITGHRAHEAVGFDPDDPESISLAAETVRAFSENTVGAEDNVYMLRGAAACAALVRGVGSYKEAAERAGGDVSVSFIRKWARVHDLPQGIRRHVARGHIAPTAAKHIARVPGPDRFDIAWAVLDGDLTVREVRQVASEVNDGRPVAEALADRDVRLGRLELSLPPDVYRELRRRASIQNRTPGDLVGDVLEDYFFD